A genomic window from Methanobacterium sp. Maddingley MBC34 includes:
- a CDS encoding addiction module toxin, RelE/StbE family (PFAM: Plasmid stabilisation system protein~TIGRFAM: addiction module toxin component, YafQ family; addiction module toxin, RelE/StbE family) produces the protein MIIISNEFNGKNLVISHEYHAELDEIREKVKHGHCNTLRECLLLFEDLWAESHKTDMLISHKFQKEMEKLSQKDPEQYGHVLKKMEQITANPLHYKPLSGDLHGSRRSHVGDFVLIYGIEEGRVIFQDYNHHDRVYQGKIE, from the coding sequence GTGATTATCATTAGTAATGAATTTAATGGTAAAAATCTGGTTATTTCCCATGAATATCATGCTGAACTGGATGAAATCCGGGAAAAGGTTAAGCATGGTCATTGCAACACTTTAAGGGAATGTTTACTACTTTTTGAGGATCTCTGGGCTGAATCCCATAAAACTGACATGCTAATTTCCCATAAGTTCCAGAAGGAGATGGAGAAACTGTCCCAGAAAGACCCAGAACAGTATGGTCATGTTCTAAAGAAGATGGAACAGATCACAGCCAACCCCTTGCACTACAAACCATTGAGTGGTGATCTTCACGGGTCCCGACGGTCACATGTGGGAGATTTTGTGCTAATATATGGAATTGAGGAGGGCAGGGTGATTTTTCAGGATTATAATCATCACGATCGAGTTTATCAGGGAAAAATAGAATAA